Genomic window (Helicobacter sp. MIT 21-1697):
GCGCTAAAGAGCGAAAATGAGGATTATAAGAAAATCGCCACAGAGATTAATGCCAACACTTTGAGCGTGGATTATGGCTGGGTGGGTGATATTCCAAATATGGTTGAATGGACAGGAGAGAGGACACTTAAAGATTTAAGCGCGAATCTTTACACCATTACGCGTAAAAAATGGGAGAGCACTATCCAAGTATCCCGCGATGTCATTGAATATGATAGCTTAGGCGTGGTAAAGCCAAGAGTGCAAGCAATGGCAGAAGCGGTGCGAGAACATTATGATGAGATGACATTTGGGCTTTTAGAAGCAAATAGTGCGTGCTATGATGGCAAGAACTTTTTTGCAAATGACCATATTGTGGGAAGCTCTACTTTTAAAAATCTCTTTGACTTGCCGCTTAATCAAGAGAATTTTCTTGCATTGCGCACAGAGATGAGAGGGGTGAGTAACGAATATGGCAATCCTCTTAGAATCCGCCCTTCATTGCTTGTCGTCCCACCAGAGCTTGAAGTAGAAGCGATTAAAATCCTTAAAGCTCAAACGCTTGCAAATGGAAGCTCAAACATCACTTATGGAATGTGTGATTATTTGGTGAGTGATAGGCTTACAGATGAAAGAGCGTGGTATCTTTTTGACACAACACGAGTGCTTAAGCCTCTTATCTTGCAAATCAACAAAAAAGTAGAGTTCGCAGGACTAGATAAGCCAAGTGATGAAAATGTGTTTATGCGGGATACTTTCTTATATGGAATCCGCACTGAAGATAATGCAGGATATGGATTGTGGCAGCTTGCGCTTAAATCCAAACCAAATTAAGGAGGGTATCGTGGGAAATAGAGATAATGCGAGAATCTTGCGCGAGCAAGCTGCGTTTGAGCACACTTCTAACAATTCTACGCTTGAAAATCTTAATGAACAGCTTTTGGCACTAGAGACAAGAGTGAGTGCTTTAGAGCAACATTTTGAGGCAGAGGCTCAAGTTGAGGAAGAAGAGCTAAGCACTGATGAGAGCGAGACGGCGAGAGCTCAAAAAAAAGGCAAAAAATGATTGAGAAATTGCGCTTTAGGGCAACGCATTCTTTGGCAAATCCAAGTGAGGTAACCGATGAAGTGTTGCATATTGCCCTCAAAGAGAGCGAAGAAATATGTAAAGATAGAGATGTAAAGGATTATGCAAGGCTTGATATTGCCTATATCCGCTTAAAACTCTATCTCAAAATCGCACTTGAGGGGCAAGATG
Coding sequences:
- a CDS encoding Mu-like prophage major head subunit gpT family protein → MAQLNSAYMAQVSKGLSKVFNDALKSENEDYKKIATEINANTLSVDYGWVGDIPNMVEWTGERTLKDLSANLYTITRKKWESTIQVSRDVIEYDSLGVVKPRVQAMAEAVREHYDEMTFGLLEANSACYDGKNFFANDHIVGSSTFKNLFDLPLNQENFLALRTEMRGVSNEYGNPLRIRPSLLVVPPELEVEAIKILKAQTLANGSSNITYGMCDYLVSDRLTDERAWYLFDTTRVLKPLILQINKKVEFAGLDKPSDENVFMRDTFLYGIRTEDNAGYGLWQLALKSKPN